From a single Tachypleus tridentatus isolate NWPU-2018 chromosome 6, ASM421037v1, whole genome shotgun sequence genomic region:
- the LOC143253537 gene encoding uncharacterized protein LOC143253537 isoform X2, producing MGYLSFCTQFLIMSLINTDQMSVKITVSQLLILIMHYSVTVSLVCLCYFSIATGLSSFLTLVKEKKQVLSTSPGKSNTERGTTTSSLVDSKEPEKGVSLGGSCIFNTDCLILPPKGVCLNRVCSCSSSFPVQVLRRVLACSKARFLDEPCVYDEQCQYTTEFTECVTGSCKCRRGFVKEVFGFQQVCYKEVHWRDHCLANAQCISRGRGDIPLQCLRGLCDCPLGYVFLETWSNSGCFKEAFLGDRCQTDKQCLQSNTYCSLTSRLCTCTSDYYYFGEVCKRRPNVSKITSTDDPLYALAVAGGSVIGLAFLFAVGFMKIWRYRQHNGENSSGDLSASATVEDENDKPPSYEEAVQTICEIYRISGSAVSNNRIESFPVYSADSSLVPTQNVVQEDGTNGYIHQSILEELTTGGTNGCIHQAILEESTTDDTNGCIHQDILEESTTDGTNGCIHQDILEESTTHGTNGCIYQVAFQE from the exons ATGGGTTACCTGTCTTTCTGTACACAATTTCTGATAATGTCTCTAATAAATACAGATCAAATGAGCGTGAAGATTACTGTTTCCCAGTTACTGATCCTAATAATGCACTATTCAGTTACGGTTTCTTTAGTCTGTCTTTGTTACTTTTCTATAGCCACAGGACTTAGCTCCTTTCTTACATTAGTTAAGGAGAAAAAGCAGGTACTATCAACATCTCCTGGAAAAAGTAATACAGAAAGAGGAACCACAACTAGCAGTTTAGTCGACAGTAAAGAACCAGAGAAAG GTGTATCATTAGGTGGAAGTTGTATCTTTAACACCGACTGCCTAATTTTACCACCGAAGGGTGTTTGCTTGAATCGCGTCTGCAGTTGCAGTTCTTCTTTCCCTGTCCAGGTGTTAAGACGTGTACTCGCTTGCTCGAAAG CACGATTCCTGGATGAGCCCTGTGTCTACGATGAGCAATGCCAGTACACCACAGAGTTCACAGAATGTGTAACGGGTTCCTGCAAGTGTAGAAGAGGGTTTGTCAAAGAGGTTTTTGGGTTCCAACAAGTGTGTTATAAAGAAG TTCACTGGAGAGACCACTGCTTAGCAAATGCACAGTGCATCTCAAGAGGGAGAGGGGACATTCCTTTACAGTGTCTTCGTGGACTGTGTGACTGTCCTCTTGGATACGTCTTTCTTGAAACATGGTCAAATTCAGGATGCTTCAAAGAAG CATTTCTTGGAGACCGATGTCAAACTGACAAGCAGTGTTTACAATCCAACACCTACTGCAGCTTAACATCAAGGTTATGCACATGCACCAGTGACTATTATTATTTTGGAGAAGTCTGCAAACgaa GACCAAATGTTTCTAAAATCACAAGTACTGATGATCCTTTGTATGCCCTAGCGGTTGCTGGAGGAAGTGTGATTGGTCTTGCATTCTTGTTTGCTGTCGGATTCATGAAAAT ATGGAGGTATAGACAACACAATGGTGAGAATTCAAGTGGTGACTTATCTGCCAGTGCAACAGTAGAAGATGAAAATGACAAACCTCCTAGCTATGAAGAAGCAGTCCAGACTATATGTGAG ATATACAGAATTTCTGGATCAGCAGTGTCCAACAATAGAATAGAATCTTTTCCAGTGTACTCAGCTGACAGTAGCTTAGTACCTACTCAGAATGTTGTACAAGAAGATGGTACTAATGGGTATATACATCAAAGTATCTTAGAAGAATTGACTACAGGTGGTACTAATGGGTGTATACATCAAGCTATCTTAGAAGAATCAACTACAGATGACACTAATGGGTGTATACATCAAGATATCTTAGAAGAGTCAACTACAGATGGCACTAATGGGTGTATACATCAAGATATCTTAGAAGAATCAACTACACATGGTACTAATGGGTGTATATATCAAGTTGCCTTTCAAGAATGA
- the LOC143253537 gene encoding uncharacterized protein LOC143253537 isoform X1 — protein MGYLSFCTQFLIMSLINTDQMSVKITVSQLLILIMHYSVTVSLVCLCYFSIATGLSSFLTLVKEKKQVLSTSPGKSNTERGTTTSSLVDSKEPEKGVSLGGSCIFNTDCLILPPKGVCLNRVCSCSSSFPVQVLRRVLACSKARFLDEPCVYDEQCQYTTEFTECVTGSCKCRRGFVKEVFGFQQVCYKEVHWRDHCLANAQCISRGRGDIPLQCLRGLCDCPLGYVFLETWSNSGCFKEAFLGDRCQTDKQCLQSNTYCSLTSRLCTCTSDYYYFGEVCKRRPNVSKITSTDDPLYALAVAGGSVIGLAFLFAVGFMKMYIFRSRDIFRWRYRQHNGENSSGDLSASATVEDENDKPPSYEEAVQTICEIYRISGSAVSNNRIESFPVYSADSSLVPTQNVVQEDGTNGYIHQSILEELTTGGTNGCIHQAILEESTTDDTNGCIHQDILEESTTDGTNGCIHQDILEESTTHGTNGCIYQVAFQE, from the exons ATGGGTTACCTGTCTTTCTGTACACAATTTCTGATAATGTCTCTAATAAATACAGATCAAATGAGCGTGAAGATTACTGTTTCCCAGTTACTGATCCTAATAATGCACTATTCAGTTACGGTTTCTTTAGTCTGTCTTTGTTACTTTTCTATAGCCACAGGACTTAGCTCCTTTCTTACATTAGTTAAGGAGAAAAAGCAGGTACTATCAACATCTCCTGGAAAAAGTAATACAGAAAGAGGAACCACAACTAGCAGTTTAGTCGACAGTAAAGAACCAGAGAAAG GTGTATCATTAGGTGGAAGTTGTATCTTTAACACCGACTGCCTAATTTTACCACCGAAGGGTGTTTGCTTGAATCGCGTCTGCAGTTGCAGTTCTTCTTTCCCTGTCCAGGTGTTAAGACGTGTACTCGCTTGCTCGAAAG CACGATTCCTGGATGAGCCCTGTGTCTACGATGAGCAATGCCAGTACACCACAGAGTTCACAGAATGTGTAACGGGTTCCTGCAAGTGTAGAAGAGGGTTTGTCAAAGAGGTTTTTGGGTTCCAACAAGTGTGTTATAAAGAAG TTCACTGGAGAGACCACTGCTTAGCAAATGCACAGTGCATCTCAAGAGGGAGAGGGGACATTCCTTTACAGTGTCTTCGTGGACTGTGTGACTGTCCTCTTGGATACGTCTTTCTTGAAACATGGTCAAATTCAGGATGCTTCAAAGAAG CATTTCTTGGAGACCGATGTCAAACTGACAAGCAGTGTTTACAATCCAACACCTACTGCAGCTTAACATCAAGGTTATGCACATGCACCAGTGACTATTATTATTTTGGAGAAGTCTGCAAACgaa GACCAAATGTTTCTAAAATCACAAGTACTGATGATCCTTTGTATGCCCTAGCGGTTGCTGGAGGAAGTGTGATTGGTCTTGCATTCTTGTTTGCTGTCGGATTCATGAAAAT GTACATATTTAGATCACGTGACATTTTCAGATGGAGGTATAGACAACACAATGGTGAGAATTCAAGTGGTGACTTATCTGCCAGTGCAACAGTAGAAGATGAAAATGACAAACCTCCTAGCTATGAAGAAGCAGTCCAGACTATATGTGAG ATATACAGAATTTCTGGATCAGCAGTGTCCAACAATAGAATAGAATCTTTTCCAGTGTACTCAGCTGACAGTAGCTTAGTACCTACTCAGAATGTTGTACAAGAAGATGGTACTAATGGGTATATACATCAAAGTATCTTAGAAGAATTGACTACAGGTGGTACTAATGGGTGTATACATCAAGCTATCTTAGAAGAATCAACTACAGATGACACTAATGGGTGTATACATCAAGATATCTTAGAAGAGTCAACTACAGATGGCACTAATGGGTGTATACATCAAGATATCTTAGAAGAATCAACTACACATGGTACTAATGGGTGTATATATCAAGTTGCCTTTCAAGAATGA